A genomic segment from Methanocella sp. encodes:
- a CDS encoding TIGR04013 family B12-binding domain/radical SAM domain-containing protein — MLAHFRWNPRNRYSIAALGAVLDFDLAKRPEDGIMLYSFASPQARSIFREVKAARTDSVFIAGGPHPSGCPEETLEYFDYVVVGEGEEALPELVRVLENGDDASRVRGIAYKKDGKVVFTPKRENVDLDKYPPFKPPLFGPIEITRGCPWNCAYCQTPRLFGHKMRHRSVEAICKYDKFYEDKRLVSPNAFAYGSDGITPNEAAVERLLKSLSGNIYFGTFPSEVRPEFVAPKMLELLNMYCANKELHLGGQSGSDRMLKAIHRGHSAAQVLDAVELTHDAGLTPVVDFIFGLPGEREEDQQLTVDSINAIIEEGGKVRAHYFLPLPGTELAKTKPEKISPEIDKLLGKLALGGRLTGSWSDIKVLKKNK; from the coding sequence ATGCTTGCCCACTTCCGCTGGAACCCCAGGAACCGCTATAGCATCGCTGCGCTTGGGGCCGTCCTGGACTTTGACCTGGCCAAAAGGCCCGAAGATGGTATCATGCTCTATAGCTTCGCCTCTCCCCAGGCGCGCTCCATCTTCCGGGAGGTAAAGGCGGCCAGGACGGACTCCGTATTCATCGCCGGCGGCCCGCATCCCTCGGGATGCCCGGAGGAAACACTCGAGTACTTTGACTACGTGGTCGTGGGCGAGGGCGAGGAGGCGCTCCCCGAGCTTGTCCGCGTACTCGAAAACGGCGACGACGCTTCACGCGTGAGGGGCATCGCCTATAAGAAAGACGGGAAGGTCGTTTTCACGCCTAAAAGGGAGAATGTCGACCTGGACAAATATCCTCCTTTTAAGCCCCCGCTGTTCGGGCCCATCGAGATCACCCGCGGCTGCCCCTGGAACTGCGCCTACTGCCAGACGCCCCGGCTCTTCGGGCATAAAATGAGGCACCGGAGCGTGGAAGCCATCTGTAAATACGATAAGTTTTACGAGGACAAGCGCCTGGTGTCCCCGAACGCCTTCGCATACGGGTCGGACGGGATAACGCCCAACGAGGCCGCAGTGGAACGGCTGTTAAAGTCGCTTTCCGGGAACATATACTTCGGCACATTTCCTTCGGAAGTACGCCCCGAGTTCGTGGCCCCGAAGATGCTGGAATTGCTGAACATGTACTGTGCGAATAAGGAGCTGCACTTAGGCGGCCAGTCGGGCAGCGATCGGATGCTGAAGGCCATCCACCGCGGGCATTCGGCGGCGCAGGTGCTGGACGCTGTGGAGCTGACCCACGATGCCGGCCTGACGCCCGTCGTCGACTTCATCTTCGGATTGCCCGGAGAGCGCGAGGAAGACCAGCAGCTTACTGTCGATAGTATCAATGCCATCATCGAGGAAGGCGGCAAGGTCCGCGCCCACTACTTCCTGCCCCTGCCCGGGACCGAGCTGGCTAAGACGAAGCCCGAGAAGATAAGCCCTGAAATTGATAAATTGCTTGGAAAGCTCGCGCTCGGAGGCAGGCTCACCGGCTCATGGTCGGATATTAAAGTGCTCAAAAAAAATAAATAA